In Ferribacterium limneticum, a genomic segment contains:
- a CDS encoding MBL fold metallo-hydrolase — translation MIRFASLGSGSAGNALLVEHGATCLMLDCGFGLRETVARLQRLGRAPSDLAGILVTHEHGDHVAGVFRLARKFGLPVWMTHGTWVGCREADSELDLRVIDSHRSLSIGDLEVQPFPVPHDAREPVQFVFSGSGVRLGVLTDIGEPTAHVCAMLSGCAGLVLEFNHDAEMLERSAYPASLKRRIAGRYGHLENSAAAKLLGLIDCSGLQTLVAAHLSERNNRPELAVGAVARALGCPDEWVGVASPDHGFDWRSLV, via the coding sequence GTGATTCGTTTTGCCTCGCTCGGCAGCGGCAGCGCGGGAAATGCGCTGCTCGTCGAGCACGGGGCAACTTGCCTGATGCTCGATTGCGGCTTCGGGCTACGGGAAACCGTGGCCCGTTTGCAGCGTCTTGGCCGGGCACCATCTGATCTGGCGGGCATTCTCGTCACCCATGAGCATGGCGACCATGTCGCAGGCGTGTTTCGGCTAGCCCGCAAGTTCGGACTACCGGTCTGGATGACGCACGGGACTTGGGTTGGCTGTCGCGAAGCTGATTCGGAACTGGATCTGCGTGTCATCGACAGTCACCGTTCGCTGTCGATCGGCGATCTCGAGGTGCAGCCTTTTCCGGTGCCTCATGATGCCCGGGAACCCGTGCAATTCGTCTTTTCCGGTTCCGGCGTTCGGTTGGGGGTACTGACCGATATCGGCGAACCGACGGCGCATGTTTGCGCGATGTTATCCGGTTGCGCTGGCTTGGTGCTTGAATTCAACCACGATGCCGAGATGCTTGAGCGTTCGGCTTACCCGGCGTCGCTTAAGCGGCGCATTGCCGGGCGCTATGGTCACCTTGAAAACTCTGCGGCAGCGAAATTGCTGGGGCTAATCGATTGTTCGGGCCTGCAAACGCTGGTGGCGGCTCATTTGAGCGAGCGCAACAATCGACCGGAACTGGCGGTTGGCGCGGTTGCCAGGGCGCTGGGTTGCCCGGATGAGTGGGTCGGCGTGGCGAGCCCTGATCATGGATTTGATTGGCGAAGCCTGGTTTAA